One genomic segment of Salinigranum rubrum includes these proteins:
- a CDS encoding Nramp family divalent metal transporter, with translation MDSREPPGDAADDDEPDVYASEVEGRQYRGTSYMPMPYDDLTEAPDADEYPDRGEGGSFKLLDLPRVPKLSHVVGPSAIMLGASLGSGETVFWPILIAQGGWALYWAFWIGVLTQFFVNTELQRWTVATGESVFRAFDRVSRFWPLFFLLAGFVSLGWPGWAAGAAQVGAWAVGIGDWKPLGIGLMLLIFVSYQLSPVMYNVVEGAQFVLVVVSVLCAVALAVVTGSTDQLANLPAGALSLGTIPAGTDLAVFLGGLAFAGAGGYLNLSQSLWVREKGYGMGNYQGRLKNPLIGDEPEPVQEDGFTFEPTEENLLRWRGWWRVVQLEHLLTFVVGLLVVATVLMTVAAKFAAGTSVEGIDMWLQVVVPQLSGAGAALVPLVLFVALFTTEYAIVESFVRNSADIVYETHGRQAGWSLPTIFLVTLTAFTLWGVVIILLPFEQPFFLLVVGAAMSGVMMWPYIALTLVINTTRLPAHLQPGWIRVVAMWWATGFFGYFSTLLVGRTLARDFGVAVFATAPEIVGSAPGGYVLWLGYLVVQTYTVAVSLRAKRRGAEGFHGAEVDRGWLS, from the coding sequence ATGGACTCACGAGAACCGCCCGGCGACGCCGCCGACGACGACGAGCCCGACGTCTACGCGTCCGAGGTCGAAGGCCGCCAGTACCGCGGAACGTCGTACATGCCGATGCCGTACGACGACCTCACCGAGGCACCCGACGCGGACGAGTACCCCGACCGCGGCGAGGGCGGGTCGTTCAAGCTCCTCGATCTCCCCCGCGTACCGAAGCTGAGCCACGTCGTCGGCCCCTCGGCCATCATGCTCGGGGCGAGTCTCGGGAGCGGCGAGACGGTCTTCTGGCCCATCCTCATCGCGCAGGGCGGGTGGGCGCTCTACTGGGCGTTCTGGATCGGCGTCCTCACCCAGTTCTTCGTCAACACGGAGCTCCAGCGCTGGACCGTCGCCACGGGCGAGAGCGTCTTCCGAGCGTTCGACCGCGTGAGTCGGTTCTGGCCGCTGTTCTTTCTGCTCGCGGGGTTCGTGAGCCTCGGCTGGCCCGGATGGGCGGCCGGCGCCGCGCAGGTCGGGGCGTGGGCCGTCGGGATCGGTGACTGGAAACCGCTCGGTATCGGGCTCATGCTGCTCATCTTCGTCTCCTACCAGCTTTCGCCCGTCATGTACAACGTCGTCGAGGGCGCCCAGTTCGTCCTCGTCGTCGTCTCGGTCCTCTGTGCGGTCGCGCTCGCGGTCGTGACCGGGTCGACGGACCAGCTCGCGAACCTCCCGGCCGGCGCCCTCTCTCTCGGGACGATTCCCGCGGGGACGGACCTCGCGGTCTTCCTCGGCGGCCTCGCGTTCGCCGGCGCGGGCGGCTACCTCAACCTCTCGCAGTCGCTGTGGGTCCGCGAGAAGGGCTACGGCATGGGCAACTACCAGGGTCGGCTGAAGAACCCGCTCATCGGCGACGAACCCGAGCCCGTTCAGGAAGACGGGTTCACGTTCGAGCCGACGGAGGAGAACCTCCTCCGCTGGCGGGGGTGGTGGCGGGTCGTCCAGCTCGAACACCTCCTGACGTTCGTCGTCGGCCTGCTCGTCGTGGCGACGGTGTTGATGACGGTCGCCGCGAAGTTCGCGGCCGGGACGAGCGTCGAAGGCATCGACATGTGGCTCCAGGTCGTCGTCCCCCAGTTGTCCGGGGCGGGCGCGGCGCTCGTCCCGCTCGTGCTGTTCGTCGCGCTCTTCACCACCGAGTACGCCATCGTCGAGTCGTTCGTCCGCAACAGCGCCGACATCGTCTACGAGACCCACGGCCGGCAGGCCGGCTGGTCGCTGCCGACCATCTTCCTCGTCACCCTCACGGCCTTCACCCTCTGGGGCGTCGTCATCATCCTCCTCCCCTTCGAGCAGCCGTTCTTCCTGCTCGTCGTCGGCGCGGCGATGTCGGGCGTGATGATGTGGCCCTACATCGCGCTCACGCTCGTCATCAACACCACCCGGCTCCCCGCTCACCTCCAGCCCGGTTGGATCCGCGTCGTGGCGATGTGGTGGGCGACGGGCTTCTTCGGCTACTTCAGCACGCTCCTCGTCGGACGGACGCTCGCGCGGGACTTCGGCGTCGCCGTCTTCGCGACGGCCCCCGAAATCGTCGGAAGCGCCCCCGGTGGCTACGTGCTCTGGCTCGGCTACCTCGTCGTGCAGACGTACACGGTCGCGGTGAGCCTCCGCGCGAAACGACGCGGCGCCGAGGGTTTCCACGGAGCCGAAGTCGACCGCGGGTGGCTCTCGTGA